The stretch of DNA TCCGAATGGATCAGCATTTTGCCATATAACAGGCCGCTGTCTCCGGGAACAATAGTTAGAGTTCCGTTCACCGGAACCGGCTGGTTGGTTGTCATATAGAGCGTTCCATTGAGGTATAGATAATCCAGCTTTACATTTGCTCCTGTCCCCGAAATATCTGATATTAACACTACCGAGTACCAGCCAAGGGTATCTTTTCTGCCATCGTATATCGGAACTATCAATTCTTTACTGGCATCGCTCTGTTTAGTCATTGAATCTGACATAAGATCATATGCGTTCCAGGTACCCGGGGTGAAATAGACGATACGTTTCTCGGCTACTACAGGGCTAGTTGATGTGATCTTTACCTTGCCAAGTAATTGACCGCTGTCACCAGGGGTTAAGACATAGGTGCCATTCACTGGAACAACGGCAGTGACAGGGGAGCCATAAGATGTTCCAGCATCATTGTAGTAATTTATGGTAAGAGTAGCACCTGTTCCGAGGACATCTGTCACAAGGATCGCTGTGTACCAGCCTGCAGTATCCTTTCTGCTGTCATACTGACCGAAGAACTGAGTTGCAGCACTTCCTCTTTCGGGCATCAGAGTGGACATAATGCCTCTTGAGGTCCAGGTGCCAGGTATGAAACTCACGATGCGTTTCTCTGCTGCTACTGGATTGTTCGATTTTATCACAACTCTTCCCATTAACAATCCGCTGTCCCCGGGGGCTAGAGTAAACGTGCCGTTCACTGGAACCACACCGTTGGCTGTACTGTAGGGAGTTCCGTTATCGTATAGGTAATTTATAGCCAGATTCGCACCAGTTCCATAGACATCTGAAACCAGGATAGCTGTGTAATAACCTGCAATATCTTTTCTGCTGTCGTATTGGCCGGAGAATTCAGTGCCAATATCAGAAGGTCTTGGCAATTGAGATGCCATGGTGGATGTGATTGTACCCCCGGTATAAGAGCTGATCCAAATGATACCAACCATTTTTGCATTGAGACTCAAGGTAAAATCCTTAATTGTATCAGGTGGAGATGCCGTTACGGTTATCTGGCTTTTATTAGTTGCGTATCCAATCGCACTTGCGCTTATATTATATGTACCGATCGGTACATTCGGCATTGTATAAGTTCCATCTGGAGCCGTAGTAGCATTATACTGCGGATAATCCACAAGCTTAACCAGTGCATCCTTTATTCCGACACCACTTGTAGTATAGACTCCCGCAGATGCTACTAACGCGCCAGGGATCATTGCAAAATATATTATAGCCAAAAATGCTATTATAGCAATCCCTGCTGCAATCCGCTTATATCTGTCTGCAATATCTCTCATTATTTTCATGGCAACTTTCCTAGCCTATATATTCAATATCCCATGAACTGATAACTATTAAAACTTTCGTCTTGCCTCTTCACTTTTTATTCCTCGGTATTATACATTCGTAA from Candidatus Methanoperedens sp. encodes:
- a CDS encoding carboxypeptidase-like regulatory domain-containing protein, with the translated sequence MKIMRDIADRYKRIAAGIAIIAFLAIIYFAMIPGALVASAGVYTTSGVGIKDALVKLVDYPQYNATTAPDGTYTMPNVPIGTYNISASAIGYATNKSQITVTASPPDTIKDFTLSLNAKMVGIIWISSYTGGTITSTMASQLPRPSDIGTEFSGQYDSRKDIAGYYTAILVSDVYGTGANLAINYLYDNGTPYSTANGVVPVNGTFTLAPGDSGLLMGRVVIKSNNPVAAEKRIVSFIPGTWTSRGIMSTLMPERGSAATQFFGQYDSRKDTAGWYTAILVTDVLGTGATLTINYYNDAGTSYGSPVTAVVPVNGTYVLTPGDSGQLLGKVKITSTSPVVAEKRIVYFTPGTWNAYDLMSDSMTKQSDASKELIVPIYDGRKDTLGWYSVVLISDISGTGANVKLDYLYLNGTLYMTTNQPVPVNGTLTIVPGDSGLLYGKMLIHSDNLVVGEERIVNFAPGTWNTRGIMAFNLLKDTDAVKDLVVPQYDSSGEWDAEVVVSAVNGASSPLLNYFNGAGALDHKEYYDIPVNGSYAFYPGDVTMGRLEVGKVTVNG